In a genomic window of Acipenser ruthenus chromosome 41, fAciRut3.2 maternal haplotype, whole genome shotgun sequence:
- the LOC131709136 gene encoding glycogen synthase kinase-3 beta-like: protein MSGRPRTSSFAEPPGGVVGAADGSAAAGGSGAGKAGAAQQATASGSGFEIFKLSRDSGKTTRVVATPGQGPDRPQEVSYTDIKVIGNGSFGVVYQARLVESGEMVAIKKVLQDKRFKNRELQIMRKLDHCNIVRLRYFFYSSGEKKEEVYLNLVLDFVPETVYRVARHFSKAKQTIPFIYVKVYMYQLFRSLAYIHSQGVCHRDIKPQNLLVDPETAILKLCDFGSAKQLVRGEPNVSYICSRYYRAPELIFGATDYTSNIDIWSAGCVLAELLLGQPIFPGDSGVDQLVEIIKVLGTPTREQIREMNPNYTEFKFPQIKAHPWTKVFKNRTPPEAIALCSRLLEYTPVTRLSPLEACAHSFFDELRDPVTRLSNGRELPHLFNFSAVEMSIQPQLNSVLIPLHARSQAATPSSHGEGSLAADSSPAQSSSSTGPVNNAS, encoded by the exons ATGAGCGGCCGGCCCAGGACCAGCTCCTTCGCTGAGCCGCCGGGAGGCGTCGTCGGAGCCGCCGACGGATCGGCCGCCGCTGGGGGAAGCGGCGCAGGAAAAGCCGGGGCTGCTCAGCAGGCCACGGCAAGCGGCTCCGGGTTTGAGATCTTCAAACTCAGCA GGGACAGCGGGAAGACCACAAGAGTGGTGGCCACGCCAGGTCAAGGCCCGGACCGCCCACAGGAAGTGTCCTACACGGACATCAAGGTGATCGGGAACGGCTCGTTTGGAGTGGTCTACCAGGCACGGCTAGTCGAGTCCGGAGAGATGGTCGCCATTAAGAAGGTGCTGCAGGACAAGAGGTTCAAG AACCGAGAGCTGCAGATCATGAGAAAACTGGACCACTGTAACATTGTGAGGTTGCGATATTTCTTCTACTCCAGTGGAGAAAAG aAAGAAGAGGTGTACTTGAATCTGGTCCTGGACTTCGTCCCTGAGACAGTTTACAGAGTGGCTCGCCATTTCAGCAAAGCCAAACAGACCATCCCTTTCATATATGTGAAG gtttATATGTACCAGCTGTTCAGGAGTCTAGCCTACATCCATTCCCAAGGCGTCTGTCACCGCGACATCAAACCACAGAATCTGCTGGTGGACCCGGAGACGGCCATCCTCAAACTGTGCGACTTTGGCAG CGCGAAGCAGCTGGTGCGAGGCGAGCCCAACGTGTCGTACATCTGCTCGCGGTATTACCGCGCTCCCGAGCTCATCTTCGGAGCCACGGACTACACCTCCAACATCGACATCTGGTCAGCGGGCTGCGTGCTGGCCGAGCTCCTGCTGGGCCAGCCCATCTTCCCGGGGGACAGCGGAGTGGACCAGCTGGTGGAGATCATAAAG gttTTGGGGACCCCAACCAGGGAACAGATCCGCGAAATGAACCCCAATTACACAGAGTTTAAATTCCCGCAGATCAAAGCACACCCCTGGACAAAG gtaTTTAAGAATCGCACCCCCCCGGAAGCCATCGCGCTCTGCTCTCGTCTGCTGGAGTACACGCCTGTCACACGCCTGTCCCCGCTTGAGGCTTGTGCTCACTCCTTCTTCGACGAGCTCCGGGACCCGGTGACCAGGCTGTCCAACGGGAGGGAACTGCCTCACCTCTTCAACTTCAGCGCAGTCG AGATGTCGATCCAGCCTCAGCTGAACTCCGTTCTCATTCCCCTGCACGCTCGTTCACAGGCTGCCACGCCTTCTTCACACG GCGAGGGCAGTCTAGCCGCAGACAGCAGTCCAGCCCAGTCAAGCAGCAGCACAGGACCTGTCAACAACGCCTCCTGA